The Sorex araneus isolate mSorAra2 chromosome X, mSorAra2.pri, whole genome shotgun sequence DNA segment AAATAATCTACAGTACAATCAGAAATGACCCAAAAGGTGCTAACTTTTATGATTCTTTTGCATTTGTTATATAATTCTTGCATTGTGGAACTTTGTGTCAGAGCTCAGGACTCCCATTTTATCTCCACTGACATTCATCCCActgacagaggaaggaagaaaccaTGCTTGCTGTTATAGGATGATGTGTTGGAAAGATGTAATAGTGGATATCTCAGTTCTCTACTTTGTCTTTGCTGATGTAGTCATGAGGAAAAGGtgaacctttttttcccccttggtatttgcttgagtggggtgGGTACTGCTGACATTACAAATCATCTTTTCCCTTGACCTTTGTCTGGAGGGAATAGGCTTTTTCTTGGGGCTTTAGCAGCATATCTGAGTTGCAAGTTTCTTCTGCATAAAGTCCAACTCTGAAAGCCATGTTCCTCAATCATTAGAGGAATGCTGAATATTGAAGCATCAGCTTATGCCAATGAAATCATGGTTTTTAGCTTCATATATTCTGTTACTTCTTTTCTTTAGTTCTACATCCAGTCTTCATACTGAAGAAAAAGTCAAAGACTGCAAGATTAGAATCTAGAACTCTTAAATATTACTGctttttaaagtatcttttgggggctggagcaatagcacagcgggtagggcatttgccttgcacacagccggtccaggtttgattcccagcatcccatatcgtcccccgagcaccgccagaattaattcctgagtgcatgagccaggaataacccctgtccatcacttgtgtgacccaaaaaccaaaataaaacaaaaagtatctTTTAGgggtcatagagatagtacagtggatatgacACTTTCCTTccatatggctgacctgagtttgatccgaagatcccttatggtccccccaagcactgcaaggagtaaattactgagtgcaaagccaagagtagcccctgaggactgtttgtgtggcccaaactgccaaccaactacccccccccccaaatagttTTGAACTGTGTTACCCAGAagggttttttaattaatttagtgTTACCATGTTAAACTTAGCTATTACttccttaaattttctttatttataaatacacCTCTGATCCACGAACCTAGGGATCTGTATTCTAATCAGGACGCAGGACTCCTTTCTGTACCCCTCAGCTCAAATAGCTGAATGAATTATTTTGACTTAATGAGCATCTGCAGAAAAGTCTAAATTTCGACTTTAATAGTTTATGTGAAAGTGTTGATCAAGAACAATTTGTATCTTTTattaaagcaaagaaagaagaaaaaaaaaggcataagtcatcatcatcatcgtcatcatcgtcCAGTGACTCAGATAGCTCAAGCGATTCCCAGTCTTCTTCAGATTCTTCTGACTCTGAAAGTGCTTCTgaagagaaatcaaagaagaggaaaaagaaacacaggaaaAATTCCcgaaaacacaagaaagaaaagaagaagcgaaagaaaagcaagaaaaggtgttcattttctttatacaatagaagctttgtattttttaaattttttaatttttattagagttctctctggaaacaatattttatgtattatttttccatttttcctttttatttcattttataaagtagttcacaatatttgattacacttaatattcgaacaccaatcccaccaccattacaccttcctaccatcaTACTTTGGATGTTTCCTCCCAAATcccaaacccctgccccaaagcagaaccaaaaaattttattttgtgttgtttgttatgaataaaccactgaaactGCTCCCAAAAAACTTCCCTTAGGAGagtgtgtgtgaagattgctgtatttcacccaggggccattaggcccttctataagagattactaataggttgttaaaggttgagccttgtgtgcttatgcgtatatatatatctgtaaagatttttttcccctctaagattggttgccttctacttgaaaccccatctaatgtggtgcgctactcttggagtatgtgtggtgttaggtataggtcaccaggaataggtttactcatgggttaaactcggcccaagcatgtggagatcGGCCTTGAACATGTTTAGGTCTGGAGGTTTGcggctaccagggctgggtcccttgtggcagggaggggcctcagccGCCTCTCTCAGGCTGCCCCTAATGTTGCAGTATGGTATGTGTTATTTTATGCTCTCttgagagatagagacagacagacagacagacagactgtggatcgtggccattgatgagattatgtggcaCCAGCCTGAGGTGCTTTATGGGCATGACTTGACTGCCAAGTTGTCAAACATGGGGAAATATGAGGGGGAGGTCACACATTCCTGGTTCCATTGAACCCAGACTTTTCAGTTATAGGTCCTACATACCTGgattttctgcagattcactcatgggtgagcctcagtccgagcgtgtggagagcggctgcgAGCATGGCAGCCGTTGAGTTTTGGAGGATTTCGGccgccagggctgagtcccttggggtggggaggagtctcACCCATCCACTTTGGAATACCCCAAATGAAATAGCCTGGTGCACGGTCCAGCGGCATGTCGTTTTGTCAGTAGCTTTGTATTCTATTTAGTAAACACATCTATTGGTAATTTGAGAAGattaaaatattgagaaacaCTTCATTGAATAAAGTATAACACCTTTTTAAATATTCTACAGTTTATAGGTTAAATTTCAGTACTTCCATTTTTTCAGaaccatttcattaatttttttctgtactcAAATGATGTATTTGGTTTTATAGGAAAACAGCAGTGGCTTTACTTATTTTCTATAGTCGTGTCTTTTTTGTCCTTTATTTCCTCTACTTCCATGATAGTATATGACCAGGTGATGTCAGcacatttgctttctttttaattttttttagatatatGCTAAAACTTCTGTATCTGCTGTTGCCTCTAAAAAAATTCTTGATCTGtatttaaagtattaaaaaatttctagtttattgtcacaattttgtattttgaatCCCTCACTCCTATTTCCCTTTTatattccttctctccttccttccacacTTGTTCATACtaagaagttactcctgactcattctGTTCTCCCCTAGCAGTGCTAGAAATGAACCGAAGCTTCTagtatgcaaagtatgcactccagttccataaaataaaatatccctcTGGTcctatttcattttctattttaacttaCTTTGGTGTCAGGTATTGAATCCGGGACCTCATATATACAAGACATGTACTCTGCCTTTTTTTTGAGACTGTGATCACAGAAAATACTTGGTTTTGGTGTTAGATTGGTTAGTCATTTTATCAAAGGAAGGAGTATTTTGTGTTAACATCTTTAGGGGAACAGGATGGTGGGTacttgtgacatttctttttcttttatttattgtactttattgaatcaccgtgcgatagagttacaaagctttcatgacttgTGACATTTcttataaaggaaagaaatatcaaCTAGTGAAAATTTGGGGTAGATGCATAATAAccaaatgatgtttttttttaattagtgcatCTAGTGAAAGTGAGGCTGAAAATACTGAAGCACAGCCACAGTCTACTGTTCGTCCAGAAGAGATTCCCCCTATACCTGAAAATAGATTCCTAATGAGAAAAAGTCCTCCTAAAGctgatgaaaaagaaagaaaaacccgggaaagagagagagagagagagtggtaaGTAAATGTCTATCGTGTAGACTCCAAAAACTCTTTGCCACAGGACCTTTTTTAAAGCAAAAGGcttttgggctagagtgataataaagctggttagggcacttgccttgcatgcaactgacatgggttttattcccaacacggtatatggttcctgagcctgccaggagtggtccctgagtgcagagccagggatatgccctgagcacagcctggtgtaatgcagaacaaaacagaaaaagtttttatttattttagacaaaATTGCTTTGAAAATAAGTATTAAACAGAACTACTATCTAAAAAAAGAGATTGTCAACTTACTGAGTTATTTGTGTACGTTAAATCACTGTGGATATTGCTATCCATAACTGAATATTGAACCATAGAACTGGGGGAAAATGGTTTCTCTTTTTGATACAAACATTTTGTTGATAGCATTAGTTTGTCTCTGCTAACTTACATCACGGTATATTTTCACCAGTGAAGAAGATTTATTATTACTCATTCCCTCTCCTATTTATATTGTTTGCTGACTGGAGGTATTTGTATGCATATCTTATTTTTTACTCTATTTTAGGGCCGTACTGAGTGCTGCTCAGGACTGCTCCTGGCATATTGCTCTGGGGATgaccctggtgttgctcagggcaccctgcagtgctggagattgagccaaAGCCTTCTTTATACAAAGTATGCATGccaaccctttgagctagctcTTCAGCTCCAGTTGCAAACTACTTTTGGTGCTTACACACATTCTCACTAGGGCCTTACAGTCTTTAATTAAGGAGCTTGTATTCTTTTAGTTATAGTGCTCACTGGGGGTGGCTGTGGTACTCAGACACATCCTTGCCAAAGAGTTATACTCTTGTTGCAGTACTGATACTTCTTTAGTTGCTGCGGCAATTCCTGACAGCGTGGCTGCAAGAACAGTCATACTTGGCAAATACCAGCAGCACTAAGTATCAAACTTACACCCTCAtgtctgcaagacaagcactttttACTACTGAGAGCCATCTTTGGGTTTCTGTGTACCTTTTAAGAGGACATAATGGCATGTTGGTGAAATAAATAGTTGTTCTCAACATTGCAAGATTTTAGCATTCCTAACTGTGGACAATAAATACCAGTGGCCTATCTAGTCAGTGAAAGTTCATCAATGGttttatatattcttaaaaaaaaattatggttagATCAGTAAAACTAGGTTCTTCagatgtattttaataaaataatttgtttttatttaacctTTGCTTCCTTTTAGTAATCCACCTAACTCCCAGCCTGCTTCATACCAGAGACGACTTTTAGTTACAAGGTCTGGtaggaaaattaaaggaagaggACCAAGGGTAGGTGATTCTTTTCCCAGAGTATCTGAAGAGTATTGTATTTATCTGAAGTAATTTTGGAATGTTTCTTAGCGTATAACTAAATTTTAATGTAGATACAGATATAGAATtacatgttctttattttttatagtaaCTTCTCTATGTTGGTACTTTGAAATTTTATGGGTAAACATCATGTAAAATGAGATCAAGGTCTTTTGGggattttgcatatatatgtgtgttttgtttgtcaCACCCTTCAGTGCTCCTAgcttgctcctggaggtgctcaaggggaACATATCTGAACCCTTGGGGCCCTTTTGTATGCAAAGTATACACTCTAGACAAGGGCTTTCTTGTGTTCTCTTCCTACTTTGTcttgtttaaaatattaagaattaactttattcttatattttacttctttttctttttttttttttttttgcaagatagtttttattgcaACTTATTTAGGGTAATTTATGAGGGTAGAGAAAAAAGTAcaagttcaagagagaacacacacTTGAAcctatttgatttctttttcatgttcTCTACatcagattttatattttttgatgtttcaaaaattttgaagatattttaCTATGTAAATTAATCCTTCACTTCCTTCTCAGTCCTCAGTCATTTCACTTTAGCTTCTACCATTTTGCTGAAAATTACTCTTGTTGTATGGTCAGCTCCAAGACACAAAATCTAGTGAATTTTTTAGTCTCCCTTAATCTCTCACTTACAAATACACATAATACCCTTTGCTTCCATTGAAttttcttcttgtctttcttGCCCTTCTATTTTGAATTTCCTGTGCCAATTCATTCTTCTACCTTTAAATTAAGCTAGTGACCTTTAAATTATtgtctcagttttttttaaactcttcttATTATGTATAGCCAGTCATATCattttcatgacctcattctatACTTGCATGCTGGTAAcactttttggttttgcttttgggccacacacagtggtactcTAGACTTACTTTTGGTGGGCCGTGGACTGcagaaccttatgggatgctggggatcgaactctgatcaaccatatgcaaggcaaacaccatacccactatctctctgacccccctgATAACTCATTTTCTGCTCTTTGACACCAAAGTCTTGCATCATTTTACACATAATTCTTAGattttctaacacattttggctgAAGTGTGACCACTGTATAAAGCTTTTTTATGTATTTGCGGTATTTTAAACAAAGTACAGTGTTTATGCTGAGAAATACAGTACTTTGCAGTAATTTTATTGTCCAGTGTGCACCTTAAACTCTGTATATAGTATCGATCATAAAAAATTCCTTGTCAGACCTGATCTTATTTTTTGGTACCTGGTCTGGGTAACAGACGCCACCTAACGCCCatgagttattttgtttttcctctttttgtctTATTTATCTTGCTATTTCCTAGATTATTCGTCTATCCATCTAATCTATCCTTACCTTTTTCCCCTCCAATTTCTCACCCTTCATAGGTAGTTCATAGAAATTCtttagttctgttttcttttatattaaattagATCTGTTCCCTAGTCTCTGAgcaacttttttttctgtttccttctttctgatTGTAGACATATTTGTGCTTAGTACCTGTGATTGTGTGCCCCTCTCTGTATTCTCTTAGCCCTGTGGAATctgaagtcaaaagaaaaaaattaagtaggctTTAGCTTCCTATTGTTTCTCCAGTATGTTGTAAAGTAGTTCACCCTCTAAAGTGCTAAATAAATATTGGGGTGAGTAAATGGATATCTCTGTATTTACTTAGTCTTCCTTATAACATGAGAAGTGTTGCTTTGAAATATGAAGAATGCATACTTCCAAGTTGGATCTTGGAGACTTTTATAGGGGTTATTATATCTAATATATGCTCTAACATTACTTAATTATATTGTTAGAGGACAAAATCATTCTCTTTGGACCTAGATATATATACTCTTTTGCTATTGTcatagttttatgtttttttttcctcaagcgTTACAGAACTCCTTCCAGATCCAGATCAAGGGATCGTTTCAGACGAAGTGAAACTCCTCCACATTGGAGGCAAGAAATGCAGAGAGCTCAAAGAATGAGGGTATCAAGTGGTGAAAGATGGATCAAAGGGGATAAGTAAGTTTtaactatttaattatttattgcagAGGTAGTAATAAgtactttatataaaatttctgtGCATGTCAAATATTTATAGTCactcaaattgatttttattttgtctgttaaTGGACACAtttttcacaaatatattttcaaaaatctttttttctttttttaggagtgagttaaatgaagtaaaagaaaatcaaagaagccCAGTtagagtaaaagagaaaaaaatgactgatCACAGACAGGTGTCTGAGAGCCCAAACagaaaaagtgaaaaggaaaagaaagtcaaagaTCATAAATCTAACAGCAAAGAGAGAGACATcagaagaaattcagaaaaagatgataaatatactaaaaacaaGGTGAAAAAAAGAGCCAAATCTAAAAGTAGAAGTAAGagcaaagagaaatcaaagagtAAGGAAAAAGATACAAAGCATAATAGAcatgaagaaaagagaatgagGTCAAGGAGTAAAGAAAGGGATCATGagaacattaaagaaaaagaaaagtctgatTCTAAAGGAAAAGAGCAGGAAAGGAGTAGAAGTAAAGAGAAGTCTAAACAGTTAGAATCAAAAAGTAATGAGCATGATCATAGCAAAAGTAAGGAAAAGGATAGACGCGCCCATTCTAGGAGTAGAGAACGTGATTTAACTAAAAGCAAACACAGTTATAATAGTAGAACAAGAGAACGAAGTCGAAGTAGGGACAGGAGCAGAAGAGTGCGATCTAGAAGCCATGACCGAGATCGCAGCAGGAGTAAGGAATACCATAGATACAGAGAGCAGGAGTACAGACGAAGAGGAAGGTCAAGGAGTCGTGAAAGAAGAGCAACATCAGGAAGATCTAGAAGTAAAgatagaaggagaaggagaagagattCACGGAgttcagagagagaagaaagtcaaagcagaaataaagaaagatacAGAAACCAAGAAAGTAAGAGTTCACACAGAAGAGAAAATTCTGAAGGTGAGAAAAGAACGTACTCTAAAAATCGTGATCACAATAGCTCAAACAataacagggggaaaaaaagtgataGAGATCAAAGTCcattctcaaaaacaaaacaaagtcaggACAATGAATTAAAGTTCTCCACATTGAAAAATATAGAGGATGAGAAGACCAGATCCtcagtggaaaaagaaaaccaaaaatcaaagggTCAAGAAAATGACCAAGTgcaggataaaaataaaaaatctgatcATGAATCAAGCCCTGGAACAGATGAAGACAAAAGTGGATGAGTGAGTTGTGTAAACTTATTTCCTTTCTGTCTCAAATGTTAAGTTTTAAGAGACTTGCTGATGAATCtcttttatgttgttttcttcttcattgttttggggttgtttcgtgttttgtcttttttcttctttttttttttaaatgtggactTTATTGAGTTGATCTTTTGATAATCTGCAACCTGGATAATTTGTACTGCTAAAGTTTTAATAAACTTGAAATGAGAAAAACACTTTGGTGTAATATTGTGTGCTGTGTTTAACTATTTTATGTATGCATTTTTGTGTTGCAACAATCAGCCAGTAGCAAACCCTGCTCTCGAGCACCCCAATTTCTGTGGTCAGCCAAATGGAAACGGGAATATCTGATTGTTGGAATACACTGTTACAGAAGCTTGTGTTTCTCATGATTAAAGTAACTTTAGAACCAAATAGGTAGAAGTCTTGCGTAGATTTTCTGATCGCATTATAACAGAAGCTTGCAGCAGCAGCTTTTAATTACACAGAAGTGGGATTCCAATAACTTGAGATCTTAGTCACTTTTTATAGTAATTTGTGCTTTAAAATGAAGAGTTATCTTATTATCTTCCATCCATAACTTGTATCATATTATTACTTTTTCTATCCAGATACATTTTACTTAGCTGTTGATAAAAATAGTTgcatttttggggttttttttgtttgtttgtttgtttcaaggtTATCTTTCAGTTGATGTACTGATTGAGCTTGACTTGCTGTTATACAGCGTTGATGTTACACATTATACAACATTGACAAGAACTATTCCTTGGGAGATCACATTGTAATTCTTTGTTGCTCTTGGGAGAGGTGATGTTTTTGAGTGGGGGAACACTTGTATTATTATTGACtttctctaaaaaaatttttaaggccTTACTAAAACCACTTGTGCTGGTCCTTAAATTAGATGGGTTCTAAAAGTTGTTACTATCAACTCATTCacttttgggtttttcttttgttttatttttttgggttttttttgttgttgtttgttggcTATTGACCTATAGAGATTTGAGTGTTCAATGCACgggtattttttttcaaaaaaatttttttaaactttgaactGTCTAACTCATAGCTGTGAGTTTCAAATGGCAAGTAAACgcatcttttatatatatgtatcacggTAGCAATGGCATGTTGATGACTTTTTTTCAGGTAGCTTTATACCATTACTCTAATATTATTTGAACTTGGCCTGTATTAACTTTGCCACAGAGTAGAAAGTTGCAAAATTTGATAGCTTACAGAATTAAACACTAAGGATATGGACACATTTAGAATTTTGTGTGTTGTATGTTTGTGATGTGGCCTTTTCTGTAATTTTCTGACCCCAGTAAAATATTAAGCATCCAGCAAACACAAAACCTacctaatttgaaaagaaatgtcaGAATTACAATTAATAATAGTTGTCTTCAGAGTCTTTTGTATATTCGTGTTTGTCATCATAGCCTCAACTCTGTTACCAAGGTAGTGTCTAAGCTACCAGCAGCTACTTAATGCTTCTTGCTGAGCAAAGCAATGTTTGACATAATACTTTGCATTATTGATTAATACAATAATGATTTGGCATTGTATTCAATTATAGAATGAGCAGGATAGAAGATGAAATTAGAATGTCTTGAACAGTATCCACAGTGGAGTCTTTCTAATTTTTATCCTGATGATATCAGTAAAAGATAACCATCCATTGTGACTGATGAGTTCTGGCTACAAACCCACCTTTTCGGTCTTGAGTGCCCAAACTATATAATCCTCAaactaattattttaaacttagtgaattgcatatttaaaatctttaataTGTAAATCTATTGAACTTCAAGAAAGGTGCTATTTAAGAAAGGATTTGtagcaattatattttaaaaatctaaaaaccatgttaaataaaaatactttattgtcTGATTCCAGAGCTTTATCTACTAAGGATTATAGATAAGCAACCACAGTGTTTTCTTGAGGGGGAGGCATTAGGGGTATTAGTAACTTTTGTAAGTAGTATTTTACTGTTTGGGCTATCAAAATAGCAAGTCTCTATTAAGCATTATAgtcttaaataaaactttttatagtAGGACAGATGTAATGAAGTTGAGGTGATAGATGACAATCAACTAGGTTTTCAGAATATAAGAACATTTCAAAAAAGATTAAGCAGCATTAATTTGTACCTCAGAACTGCCTTTACATCTGAATAGCACATGGTTCAAAAAGTCCTTTTACTACATTTCAAATAGTAGTGCCATCCTTAGTTTTTATTTGAACATGACTGTTTTCCTAAAAGCCCActatttcttttctgtaaaaatgGTATTATATAtataggttttatatatataattggtatttatatataatgccattatatatatatataatgttatgtCTGAGATTAAAGTTTACTTCAGAGTATCTTTACCCAACGACCTTTTAGAGTTACTTAAGTTGGTTTTTATTGCTTGATGAGCATTaatctaagaatatttttatgatcatttcaaattaatttttctgggtAAACCATCTGCCATAGAAATGAACTCTACAGacagactggagagaaagtataagtaaggctcttgtcttgcttgTGACCCGTCCGGATTCagttctccctgagcaccactggtatggcccaaaccaaaaaaagaaaaagaaaaaagaaatgaactctaCACAGAGATTAATGTAGTACAGCTTAGAGGGCtgcatgaaaacattttttactcTACAGTTACTAAGTTCATAGAACAATGCTGTTTCTATGTTCACTAATCACACGTGTCAAATAATTTTACTGCTAATTCTGTCTTTGCACAAGTATGATATTGATTCTTACAGACTTTGCTGAATTACCTTTGATTCTTGTACCCACTAGAATTAAAAATTTCTAAAGTTATATTATGGACAGAAACACATTGAATTTCTGGTATATTGAGTATAGTATTAACtcaattttaatttgctttcaaGTTAGCGTTTGGGACAGATAAGTATTTTTTTAGTAGTTTATTGTTTCAGTCTACGGTAATTTAGTCCCATTTTGAACCTTCTGTAGTAGATTTCTGTAGAAACTTGTTCCCTTTACattcatcagaaaataaatatatttcatatagttaattattataaagaaacaaaattggcaattttctgtctccttttggtCGTGTGTATTATAACTTCATTTTAGCAGTCATACATTTGCGGTTGAATATACTTTCTAAGGGTTGTAGGTTTATAATCTGCTTAATGTCAAAAGATGTGTCTTGTTAGAAaattgacttaaaaaataaactcaaggaAACAGCATTAACAAAAACTTGCCCATAGTAAGGCTATTCTACCTGTAAAGGATTCTGGC contains these protein-coding regions:
- the PPIG gene encoding peptidyl-prolyl cis-trans isomerase G, translated to MGIKVQRPRCFFDIAINNQPAGRVVFELFSDVCPKTCENFRCLCTGEKGTGKSTQKPLHYKSCLFHRVVKDFMVQGGDFSEGNGRGGESIYGGFFEDESFAVKHNKEFLLSMANRGKDTNGSQFFITTKPTPHLDGHHVVFGQVISGQEVVREIENQKTDAASKPFAEVRILSCGELIPKSKAKKEEKKRHKSSSSSSSSSSDSDSSSDSQSSSDSSDSESASEEKSKKRKKKHRKNSRKHKKEKKKRKKSKKSASSESEAENTEAQPQSTVRPEEIPPIPENRFLMRKSPPKADEKERKTRERERERECNPPNSQPASYQRRLLVTRSGRKIKGRGPRRYRTPSRSRSRDRFRRSETPPHWRQEMQRAQRMRVSSGERWIKGDKSELNEVKENQRSPVRVKEKKMTDHRQVSESPNRKSEKEKKVKDHKSNSKERDIRRNSEKDDKYTKNKVKKRAKSKSRSKSKEKSKSKEKDTKHNRHEEKRMRSRSKERDHENIKEKEKSDSKGKEQERSRSKEKSKQLESKSNEHDHSKSKEKDRRAHSRSRERDLTKSKHSYNSRTRERSRSRDRSRRVRSRSHDRDRSRSKEYHRYREQEYRRRGRSRSRERRATSGRSRSKDRRRRRRDSRSSEREESQSRNKERYRNQESKSSHRRENSEGEKRTYSKNRDHNSSNNNRGKKSDRDQSPFSKTKQSQDNELKFSTLKNIEDEKTRSSVEKENQKSKGQENDQVQDKNKKSDHESSPGTDEDKSG